The following proteins are co-located in the Microcystis wesenbergii NRERC-220 genome:
- a CDS encoding RNA-guided endonuclease InsQ/TnpB family protein, giving the protein MLVVEAKLKNGTPEQYHRLDEAIRTSQFVRNSCVRYWMDNKGTTRNDLQKLCAVLANNKETPWVNKLNSQARQSAADRAWQSINRFYQNCHAKIPGKKGFPRFKKHSRSVEYKLTGYKLSDDRRKIKFTDGFKAGEFDLWCNQKTLVYYSEQQIKRVRVVRRADGYYCQFLIDVERQEYHKPTGQITGIDLGLKEFYTDAQGNTVENPRYLSKSEKRLKKAQRRLSKKFRQGKKQSKNYHKQRVKVTKLHLKVSRQRKDKAIKDALALVQSNDLVVYEALKVRNLVKNRKLAKSISDASWYQFTEWLNYFAKIYRIVCVAVPPHFTSQDCSVCGTRVQKTLSTRTHQCPNCKTVLDRDHNAAINILKKGLQYLGNHLNASTSLGIDTERSRSVNGTVGQTETDPNALGESDLWVFSGDIENLSCLVEQGISNSDVERIPRHSVA; this is encoded by the coding sequence ATGCTAGTCGTAGAAGCCAAGCTAAAAAACGGGACACCAGAACAATATCACCGGCTTGATGAAGCAATTAGAACATCTCAGTTTGTGCGTAACTCTTGTGTTCGTTATTGGATGGACAATAAGGGGACAACCCGGAATGATCTTCAAAAGCTTTGTGCGGTACTAGCTAACAATAAAGAGACACCATGGGTTAATAAATTAAACTCTCAAGCTCGTCAATCGGCTGCTGATAGAGCCTGGCAATCAATTAATAGGTTTTACCAGAATTGTCATGCTAAGATACCGGGGAAAAAGGGTTTTCCTCGGTTTAAAAAGCATAGCCGTTCGGTTGAGTATAAACTAACAGGCTACAAACTATCTGATGATCGACGTAAAATTAAATTTACCGATGGTTTTAAAGCAGGAGAATTTGATTTATGGTGTAATCAAAAAACCTTAGTTTATTATTCAGAGCAACAGATTAAACGGGTAAGAGTTGTTAGACGTGCCGATGGTTATTATTGCCAGTTTTTGATTGACGTAGAACGGCAAGAATACCATAAACCAACGGGACAAATAACAGGAATTGACTTAGGGTTAAAGGAATTTTATACCGATGCTCAAGGGAATACTGTAGAGAATCCACGTTATTTAAGCAAGTCAGAAAAAAGACTTAAAAAAGCACAAAGACGGTTATCCAAAAAGTTTCGTCAAGGAAAAAAACAGTCTAAAAACTATCACAAGCAACGGGTAAAGGTTACCAAGCTTCACCTTAAAGTGTCAAGACAACGTAAAGACAAAGCAATTAAAGATGCTTTGGCGTTGGTCCAGTCTAATGATCTGGTAGTCTATGAGGCTTTAAAGGTAAGAAACTTAGTCAAAAACCGTAAACTTGCCAAGTCGATTAGTGATGCTTCTTGGTATCAATTCACTGAATGGTTGAATTATTTTGCCAAGATTTATCGGATTGTTTGTGTTGCTGTTCCTCCTCATTTCACTAGCCAAGATTGTTCAGTTTGTGGGACGAGAGTTCAAAAAACCTTAAGCACTAGAACTCATCAATGTCCCAATTGTAAAACAGTCTTAGATAGGGATCATAATGCAGCAATAAATATTCTTAAAAAAGGGTTGCAATATTTGGGAAATCATCTCAATGCCTCGACTTCGCTCGGCATTGACACTGAGCGAAGTCGAAGTGTCAACGGTACTGTTGGGCAAACAGAAACCGACCCAAACGCCTTGGGAGAGTCCGACCTCTGGGTTTTCAGTGGAGACATTGAGAATCTAAGTTGTCTCGTTGAACAAGGAATTTCTAACAGCGATGTGGAAAGAATCCCCCGTCACAGCGTAGCTTGA
- the corA gene encoding magnesium/cobalt transporter CorA — MTQLQPDIFVNNRPDTDGDEEEDYFDYFYDEPGSEPGTLIIEPDAKPSRIILIDYDEDNAIRKVDITPNACAPYIGTNTVSWMDIQGLGSETVLKQVGEIFNLHPLLLEDVVNVPQRPKLEDYNNQLLVISQMVRLKEDESGFDTEQVSFVLGKRYLLSFQEEELQDCFEIVRDRIRASQGRVRKSGADYLTYLLLDTIIDGYFPVVEHYEDRIEALEDAIISNPDRDTMQEIYDVRRELLALRRLIWPMRNVLHLLMRDHHGIVSDEVQIYFRDSYDHVIQILEIIEAYRELAASLMDVYMSTMGNKLNEIMKFLTVISTIFIPLTFIVGVYGMNFENMPELKGEWSYFLVWLVMLAVAGGLIFYFWRKGWFKPIYSLKEEAKT; from the coding sequence ATGACCCAACTACAACCCGATATATTCGTCAACAATCGTCCCGATACCGATGGAGACGAGGAAGAAGACTACTTCGATTATTTTTATGATGAACCGGGTAGTGAACCGGGGACATTAATTATCGAACCGGATGCCAAACCCTCGCGGATTATTTTAATCGACTACGATGAAGATAACGCCATTCGCAAGGTGGATATTACCCCCAATGCTTGCGCCCCCTATATTGGCACAAATACCGTGTCTTGGATGGATATTCAAGGGTTAGGTAGTGAGACGGTTTTAAAACAAGTAGGGGAAATTTTTAATCTGCATCCTTTATTATTAGAAGATGTGGTTAATGTGCCGCAGCGACCCAAGTTAGAAGATTATAACAATCAATTGTTAGTGATTTCTCAGATGGTGCGACTGAAAGAAGATGAAAGCGGTTTTGATACGGAACAGGTGAGTTTTGTCTTGGGAAAACGCTATCTTTTAAGTTTTCAAGAGGAGGAATTACAGGACTGTTTTGAGATAGTCAGAGATCGAATTCGCGCTTCCCAGGGACGAGTACGGAAATCGGGGGCGGATTATTTAACCTATTTATTATTAGATACGATTATCGATGGTTATTTTCCCGTGGTAGAACACTACGAAGATCGGATTGAAGCGTTGGAAGATGCGATTATTAGTAATCCCGATCGAGATACAATGCAGGAAATCTATGATGTCCGTCGGGAATTATTGGCACTGCGTCGCTTAATTTGGCCGATGCGAAATGTCCTACATTTACTGATGCGTGACCATCATGGTATAGTCAGCGATGAGGTACAAATTTATTTTCGGGATTCCTACGACCACGTCATTCAAATTCTGGAAATTATCGAAGCTTATCGAGAATTAGCGGCGAGTTTGATGGATGTTTATATGTCCACTATGGGCAATAAATTAAACGAAATTATGAAGTTTTTAACCGTAATTTCGACGATTTTTATTCCCTTAACTTTTATCGTTGGTGTCTATGGCATGAACTTCGAGAATATGCCAGAATTAAAAGGAGAATGGAGTTATTTCCTGGTCTGGTTAGTTATGTTAGCCGTAGCGGGAGGCTTGATTTTCTACTTCTGGCGCAAAGGTTGGTTTAAACCAATTTATTCCCTGAAAGAGGAAGCAAAAACTTAG
- a CDS encoding CHAT domain-containing protein — protein MTDDAIPSLNLAISSLATSNHFARWVTKAPLPGGYVHHDCEWTESLTTEWMAWQEMFCLEKMPTLPMLEQLEGNYRPKLTLSGEGGSYSGQLMQKLGISLWEWLFQASISQSFAQSQGIALGKNQPLRIRLECRNPYLILLPWEIMQQAGKQAISLHPNILFSRTTSDVDPLPPIKTSNSLNILLVIGEKQIKTAASSLNLTAINTGGETNSDQALESEAANLIRAISPGGSGSLPQNWGVKVKVNTLIRPGSEELTRSLDTGKYQAFFYAGHGMAAPNGGSLFLRTGEQVNGTELAQALVRNQVILTVFNACWGAYPAKSGQEMIPRSSLAEVLIHHGVPAVLAMRDAIADREALSFIEVFTRTLFGFKDKEAQMSNLFPGPRVPIDQAVRIARQQLLTLYKYNQPAWTLPILYMHPEFDGQLLQTLDETQSPTVMPNISRTMPAAFLYYLDRPERKWSIRGGGMNIGRDMENDLQITEKWVSKNHCRIICRKNADHPDYQYFLEDFSRFGTFIYQDGHWKQVHNQEVPLESGLQIRFGSYQGQILAFVVE, from the coding sequence ATGACCGATGATGCCATCCCTAGTCTAAACTTAGCGATCTCTAGTTTAGCCACGAGTAATCATTTCGCCCGTTGGGTGACGAAAGCACCCCTACCGGGGGGATATGTGCATCATGACTGTGAATGGACCGAGAGTCTAACCACGGAATGGATGGCATGGCAGGAAATGTTCTGTCTGGAAAAAATGCCGACCTTGCCGATGTTAGAGCAATTAGAAGGAAATTATCGACCTAAACTGACTCTTTCGGGAGAAGGCGGCAGTTATAGCGGTCAATTAATGCAGAAACTAGGTATTAGTCTCTGGGAATGGTTATTTCAAGCATCAATCAGTCAAAGTTTCGCCCAAAGTCAGGGAATCGCCCTCGGCAAAAATCAGCCCCTGCGAATTCGCTTGGAATGTCGCAATCCCTATTTAATTCTGCTGCCCTGGGAAATTATGCAGCAAGCGGGTAAACAGGCCATATCTCTACATCCGAATATACTCTTTAGCCGGACCACCAGCGATGTGGACCCACTGCCACCGATAAAAACGAGTAATAGTCTCAATATTCTCTTAGTTATCGGCGAAAAACAGATTAAAACCGCCGCTAGTTCCCTCAACCTCACCGCCATTAATACGGGTGGAGAAACTAATTCCGACCAGGCACTGGAATCCGAGGCCGCCAATCTTATCCGGGCCATCTCCCCTGGGGGCAGTGGTTCCCTCCCTCAGAATTGGGGAGTGAAAGTCAAAGTCAATACCCTAATTCGACCGGGGTCCGAAGAACTGACCAGGTCCTTGGATACGGGTAAATATCAAGCTTTTTTCTACGCTGGTCACGGAATGGCCGCCCCCAATGGCGGTTCCCTATTTCTGCGGACAGGGGAACAGGTAAACGGGACGGAGTTAGCCCAAGCTTTGGTCAGAAATCAGGTCATTTTAACGGTTTTTAATGCCTGTTGGGGTGCTTATCCCGCTAAATCGGGTCAGGAGATGATTCCCCGCAGCAGTCTGGCGGAAGTCTTGATTCACCACGGCGTTCCCGCAGTTTTGGCCATGCGAGATGCGATCGCCGATCGAGAGGCCTTGAGTTTTATCGAAGTTTTTACCCGCACCCTCTTCGGGTTCAAAGACAAAGAAGCGCAGATGTCCAACTTGTTTCCCGGTCCGAGAGTCCCTATCGATCAGGCCGTTCGCATCGCCAGGCAGCAGTTATTAACCCTCTACAAGTACAATCAGCCCGCTTGGACTTTGCCGATTCTCTATATGCACCCGGAATTCGACGGGCAATTGCTGCAAACCCTTGATGAGACTCAATCACCGACGGTTATGCCCAATATCTCCAGAACCATGCCCGCCGCTTTCTTATACTATCTCGATCGTCCCGAAAGAAAATGGTCAATCCGTGGTGGTGGCATGAATATAGGACGGGACATGGAAAATGATCTACAGATTACTGAAAAATGGGTTAGTAAAAACCATTGTCGGATAATTTGCCGTAAAAATGCCGATCATCCAGACTATCAATACTTTCTCGAAGATTTCTCCCGTTTTGGTACTTTTATCTACCAAGATGGCCACTGGAAGCAGGTACATAACCAAGAAGTTCCCCTAGAGTCCGGTTTACAGATTCGCTTCGGCAGTTACCAAGGCCAAATCCTCGCATTTGTGGTGGAATAA
- the holA gene encoding DNA polymerase III subunit delta — protein sequence MPTIFYWGEDEFAINQAVKNLQVKLLDPNWIQFNYDKINGDRHEAIIEAFNQAMTPVFGMGNRLVWLADTVICQQCSEDILKELQRTLPNLPENSYLLLTSTKKPDSRLKSSKFIQNQAEVKEFELIPPWKVEEIAQRVREIAKEVGVKLTPDAIELLAEAVGNNSRLLWMELEKLRLFKNNSAGTIDKKDILSLVNASNQSSLQLASAILKRETGKSLELVNELLNRNENPLAITATLGGQFRTWAIVKLKIEEGEKDEKNIAAAAEIANPKRLYFIRKEIQSFSSKQLLATLPILLELEYRLKRGAEPLATLQTKIIELCCLLVT from the coding sequence ATGCCGACAATATTTTATTGGGGAGAAGATGAATTTGCTATTAACCAAGCAGTGAAAAATCTGCAAGTAAAACTTCTCGATCCCAATTGGATACAGTTTAATTATGATAAAATCAACGGCGATCGCCATGAAGCAATTATCGAGGCCTTCAATCAAGCGATGACTCCAGTTTTCGGCATGGGAAATCGTTTAGTTTGGTTAGCGGATACGGTTATTTGTCAACAATGTTCCGAGGATATTCTCAAGGAATTACAGCGCACTTTGCCCAATTTACCCGAAAATTCCTATCTGTTATTAACCAGTACCAAAAAACCCGACTCCCGCTTAAAATCGAGCAAGTTTATCCAAAATCAGGCAGAGGTTAAAGAATTTGAACTAATTCCACCTTGGAAAGTCGAGGAAATTGCCCAAAGAGTTAGGGAAATTGCCAAAGAAGTGGGAGTAAAATTAACTCCCGATGCGATCGAACTCTTAGCAGAAGCGGTGGGAAATAACAGCCGCTTGCTGTGGATGGAGTTAGAAAAACTGCGTTTATTTAAAAATAATTCGGCGGGAACTATTGACAAAAAGGACATTTTAAGCTTAGTCAATGCCAGCAATCAAAGCAGCCTACAGTTAGCCAGTGCGATTTTAAAACGGGAGACAGGCAAGTCCCTAGAATTAGTCAATGAATTATTAAATCGTAACGAGAACCCCTTGGCTATCACCGCCACCCTAGGGGGTCAATTTCGCACTTGGGCAATAGTGAAATTAAAAATTGAAGAAGGAGAAAAAGACGAGAAAAATATCGCCGCCGCCGCCGAAATTGCCAACCCCAAGCGACTATATTTCATTCGCAAAGAGATACAATCCTTTTCTTCTAAACAACTTCTCGCCACCTTGCCCATACTTCTCGAATTAGAATATCGTCTCAAGCGGGGTGCAGAACCTTTGGCGACTTTGCAAACCAAAATTATCGAACTTTGTTGTTTATTGGTGACTTAA